The Oncorhynchus tshawytscha isolate Ot180627B linkage group LG27, Otsh_v2.0, whole genome shotgun sequence genome includes the window atagtccgggtggacatttgattaattgttcagttgtcttatggcttgggggtagaagctgttaaggagccttttggtcctagacttggcgctccggtaccgctttcgtgcggtagtagagagaacagtctatgacttgggtgactggagtctttgacagttttatgggccttcctcagacaccatctagtatataggtcctggatgtcaggaagcttggccccagtgaagtactgggccgtacgcactaccctctgtagcgccttaccattggatgccgagcagttgccatgccaggtggtgatgcaaccggtcaggatactctcgatggtgcagatgtagaactttttgaggatctggggactgatgccaaatcttttcattctcctgagggggaaaaggtgttgcgtaccctcttcacaactgtcttggtgtgtttggaccatgatagttcgttggtgatgtggacaccaaggaacttgaaactctcgacccgctccacttcagccccatcgatgttaatgggggcctgtttggcccaccttttcctacagtccacaatcagctcctttgtcttgctcacattgagggagtggttgttgtcctagcaccacactgccagttctctgacctcctccctatcgttgtcggtgatcaggcctaccactgttgtgtcgtcagctaaCTTAGTGACGTTGTTGGAGTcctgcttggccacgcagttgttGGTGAACAGGGaaaacaggaggggactaagcatgcacctctgaggggcccagtgttgaagatcagcgtggcagatgtgttgttgcctacccttaccacctgggggcagcctgtaaggaagtccaggatccagttgcagagagaggtgtttagtcacagggtccttagcttagtgatgagctttgtgagcACGATGGTGTCTTCTTCAGCTAATTGTTTTGCCTAGTTTGTAAATGGCTTTAAGCTGTATCACTGCCATCTATCTAGTGGGCACAATAAATGCATTCATTTATAAGATTTGGTTTAAGACTCCAGCACTGCAGGTGGCGGTAAATCACTGATATTAGCTTGACACTTTTTTTCAAGCATCAAACTCTGTAAAATGGAGAGAGCCTCAATGGCGTTGCCCATGTTGTCAGATgccataatggcacagatacaaagctgagatctctatacatctctatgccTGTACCAAGATTACTGCGGTCTATAAACGACAGTTCGAGTCCCAGGCAATGTCCAGAAGTCAAACGGAAATAACAGCACTGTTAcaggagtcatttagcagacactcttatccagatcgACTTACAGTCACTGCTTTAATAGGAAAGTAATAGGAAAGGAAAAAGTAGGAAAGTAATAGGAAAGTATGAAGTTGACGTGAAAATTATTTACATTGTAGCATGAGGTTAGGGCGGGAAGTGTGACATGTTCAACTGCGGTATGGGGGTGTgcctagctgttatgagggggtgtgtctagctgttatgagggggtgtgtctagctgttatgagggggtgTGTCTAGCTGTTTCAGGCTGCAGTACAGACGAGACCTTACTCAGTATTGCCTGGATCTCGTCTGCAGGCAGGGCAGGCTTGGGTTGGCCCCTCTTGTTGTTGACGATGCCGGAGATGGAGTGAGAGGCCAGGCAGTCCCTCTCATAGAGGCCCCGGAGCAGGTCGTTGGTCAGCTTCTGGGCAGTGGTCCCCGTGTTACAGCGGTCAAGCAGCTCCGCAGTGATGAACTGGAGGGCATAAGCCATTAGGTTGCGTCTTTAACATTGTCGTGGCCCATCCCATTTTAGAGATACAGTGGGGCCTGCAATCATTGCACCCTTGATGAGCATAAAAGACagtataaataatacaaatactgagctgtactgtatgcaaaaaaatatatatatattattttatactaatacaactgctcagagaaagagataggggtcaaaatgattttGCTTCCACTGTTCCCGGGGCCCTTGTTATGGTCAACGGCATCGTGagctttacccagtaccaggacattttagcccaaaacctggttgcctctgccagggaGGATGTCACTTGGCCTGAAGtgaatcttccagcaagacaataatccCAAGCACTAATCAAAAATCCACAAATAAATGGTTAATTGATCACAAAAtccacattttgcaatggccatctcagtctccggacttgaacctcGTTcaaaaacctgtggtttgaaggATATTAAgaatctggaaagattctgtatggaggaatggtctaagatccctcccaatgtgttctccaatctcataacaCATTTTAGGAAAAGGCTCAGTGTCATTATCCTCACAAGGGGAGAGTGCAAGAgcattgaaaacaggggtgccaatcattttgacacCTATattgtattacttgttaaacaaaatctctttctctgagcaattgtattagtataaaataatgacctttcccattttttttttgcatacaacacagctcagtatttgtataatttattttatacagtcttttttgctcatctttatcaagggtgccaatcattaTGGACCCCACTGTATACTGACATTCTGCTATAAGACCAAGTCCAAAGCCCTATTCAGTTAACTTCAAAGAAAACATATCATTTTGCATATTGCATGACATCAAAAGTGACTTCTAGTACAGCTTTGAACCTCTCCCGAAAACCGTTGCTATATATTTTTGATCAAAGACACTTAAAGTGGTTCATCACCTCCTGATAGAGAGGTGGTCCGTTGATCTGGGAACCCCCCTCATGAGACCCCGGAGGTTGTCCAttctggtgggggtggaggggctcTAGTTTGGCCGCCCAGCACCCGTTCAGCACCCCTGGAGAGGCCAGCAGGGCCGACGTTGTCATGGCACCACTCCTCACCAGGATCTCGGGCATGCTGGGAGATGTAGTTCTCCGGTCCGTGCTGCTCGACCACACCTCCGTCCTCTCGATCAGGGCCTCCAGGTTACGTGCCAACTTTCCACACGCTAGCATACGATAGATTGTATGGCAGTCAATAGCATGAATCCCACAAAAATTCAAGAGATTAAAGCATCCTGGGTTGCTCTTAGGCACAGATGTAGGAACAGCATACCCTCCCTGACTCCTGACCTTAATCATTAGCAGGGGAAATTAAAAACTGAActcagatcagtgtctaggggcaacttcctCCTTATTCTCCTGCCTGGCCCTCACCTGTGAGGCATCTGATTTGCTCCCTCAGGTTGTCCATCTCTCGCTGCATGCTCAGCACCATGGCAACCAGGTCAGCCTTTGAACGTGACTGTAGGCCTCCAAGACCCTTTAGAGACATTAAGAAGTCAAAAAGTCATACATAGAAAGTCTAAACCAcatgcatgcactcacacacacccacacagccaTCAGCCAGTGTACCTCTGCCATGAAGTCACCCTCCTCGATGCGTTCCACACTGGGGTTGTCTGACACTGGTATCTGTTTTGAGATAATAAATCAGTCATATACGTTGTCTCACTTGTGTGTAGTTGTCACAGTTTTttacatgtattatattatgtataATCAGCTATGGTCTGCTATGGTGAAAAATCATAGCCAGGTTGAAACAACAGAAAATCTCTGTGATGATGATACCATATTCTTCTTCATAAATTATTTTGTCTTGACAAAAACTAAATAAAGTTTAATTGTCAAGCTATGATTCAGCATCCTTCCTTTATTTAGGAGTAGCAACAACATGTTACTTGTTGCTGTCTTGGCTTATCGTTCTTTTCACCACTTCCCCTTGCCAAAGGTttgtgctctcctcctcctctccgtcATTGAGATCAATGGCTGCCCTCACCATGCCCCTCTCACAATAAGCGCCATTAGAACAAAACACAGCTGAGAGGTGAATGCTCTCTGTGTCACTACTACTACAGCCTTTTGGTTCCAAGTTGTAACCCCTTAAGTGAGGAGGTGGGGTGCTATATTACTAACGTACAAATAGGATTTATGTCGGTCGGTCAACATGCTCATATGATGCCACCACAATGAGCAGACGCGTGCCAACCCCGAAAGATAATAGAGAAAACTTTGTCGCAAAAAAATATGATATGATAATAGTCGACCCAAACCCTCGTTTTCAACTTCTGGAGAGCGATGTTGCATGGTGGATTCTCTTCTACGTTCTCATTCACCGGGTGTGTGTGCTTTCTTCTCTTCTGCAGTCTGTGCTGTAATAGACAGTCCGGGTGGGTAATTAGCGACATAAATCGTGAGCGACAAATACTCGCCCCTCACGGAATGGGCAGTTATCGTTACTGTATGAAGACCAGACTACAAATAACCGTTAAACGTTTACGTACACATAGAGGCTGGCTGTGCGATGTCGTGTTGCCAAAGTCTTCGTATTTGgggtcttcctcctcctcttcttcatatTTGAGGTCGAAAATGCGTTTTGCTATTGTTTTCCTTCTCATCTTTCTCCCATTATCCTTTCCCCCCACTGAAACACTGGCTGCTTCTTGAACATGCTGGTCAATACACTGTGCTCGGCTCCCCGACTTTCGCGTCAATGCTGGGTAGGCACCCGCATCAGCCGTGGTGCGGGGAACAATATTTGTTACGGTTGTCCTACTTTGTGTACTTATTGCATCTCAGTTAGTAGAACTGTGTTCAACACACTTGATTTAAAGCTGTTTTTCGGTGAAATGTACCGTGGCATGACATGGCAAGAATGGACAAAGCCTGCTCAAGATGAAAGCAGCAGTTATAGCTTCGGGCATGATCATGACTTTCAAGTACATTTATTGTTTAATTATTTCACAATTATTTGAGTGGGAGGGTTTATTCGAAGGGATAAAGTACACTATGTGAATTTCAATTGCATTACTAGGCTATAGGGTACTAGGGGGTAACTAGCCCCCCCCCCCCGGGGGCTTTTCTGAAAGGGGGCTTTTCTAAAAATGTACACTCATCCAACATATTACTTCTTTACtcaagtaccagtcaaaggtttggacctactcattcaagggtttttctttatctttactattttctacattgtagaataatagtgaagacataaaactatgaaataattaATGGGATCatatagtaaacaaaaaagtgttaaacaaatcaaaatatattttatatctgagattcttcaaagtatccttTGCgtacacttggcattctctcaaccagcttcatgaggtagtcacttggattGCACATcttaacaggtgttccttgttaaaagttaattttgtggaatttttttccttcttaatgcgtttgagccaatcagttgtgttgtgacaaggtagggttggtatacagaagatagccctatttggtaaaataccaagtccatgttatggcaagaacagctcaaataaccaaagagaaacgacagtccatcattactttaagtcaAACTGGAAAATCTCATGAACTTTGGGTCTTccgttcctgtggcggtcctcatgagagccagtttcatcatagcacttgatggtttttgtgactgcacttgaagaaaccttcagagttacctctgctgcagaggataagttcattagttaccagcctcagacatttcagcacaaataaatgcttcacagagttcaagtcacagacacacccctcacacagatgagactgtgtgaatcaggccttcatggtcgaattgctgcaaagaaaccactaccaaaggacaccaataagaagaagagacttgtttgggccaaagaaacatgagcaatggatattagactggtggaaatctgtcctgtgAAATTTGTGGATCCAACCGcgttgtctttgtgagatgcagagtaggtgaacagatgatctctgcatgtgtagttcgcaccatgaagcatggaggaggaggtgtggtggtgtgggggtgctttgctgatgacactgtcattgatttatttagaattcaaggcacacttaaccagcatggctaccacagcattctgcagtgatacaccatcccatttggtttgcgcttagtgggacaatcatttgtttttcaacagaacaatgacccaaaacacacatccaggctgtgcgtgggctatttgaccaagaaggagagtgatggagtgctgcctcagattacctggcctccacaatcacccaacctcaacccaattgagatggtttgggatgaattgggccacagagtgaaggaaaagcatccaacaaatgctcagcatatgtggaaactccttcaagaatgttggaaaagcattcctcatgaagctgtttgagagaatgccaagagtgtgcaaagctgtcatcaaggcaaaaggtggcttccttgaagaatctaaaatataaactatatttggatttgtttaagactttt containing:
- the LOC112225822 gene encoding uncharacterized protein LOC112225822, coding for MRRKTIAKRIFDLKYEEEEEEDPKYEDFGNTTSHSQPLCHRLQKRRKHTHPVNENVEENPPCNIALQKLKTRIPVSDNPSVERIEEGDFMAEGLGGLQSRSKADLVAMVLSMQREMDNLREQIRCLTACGKLARNLEALIERTEVWSSSTDRRTTSPSMPEILVRSGAMTTSALLASPGVLNGCWAAKLEPLHPHQNGQPPGSHEGGSQINGPPLYQEFITAELLDRCNTGTTAQKLTNDLLRGLYERDCLASHSISGIVNNKRGQPKPALPADEIQAILRAVQHYFPGKTDSEIKGYIRQKLQNEAKRLRKKPHLAVKVEPEAGAEGAETTFYT